In uncultured Methanobacterium sp., a genomic segment contains:
- a CDS encoding cation transporter, whose product MKTDKNILGYDRFLMMALLKEGPLTLEELDDKTVLFLSLIWYQQVPEKDEPLMERLFFTLSHMRSELEDERKGKKVGKTEDECGKLIDDGLVKLDNDRYSLTEEGEKEAQEFVQKMEKKVTLVRKDFFKPDAAAKNTTVLDGFLAVLKLGSGLISGSVGLTADGTDATMDTISAFMVWLGIKYHRETLSTLLVIFGLFFASLSIGFDSVTHLISAFYGTLTPMGMPYLAIVVEGIAIMAAVFLFYYQRYVGKVNSNLTLISQSVDSKNHIFIGFSVIAGAVFTLQGIYFVDSLIALFISIGIFKDAVDLLREAISARKGEEEDYSQYKLPLEECWEGNKKMAFQNWTLYILWTGDRKTRVEIVSSLESAFNPENYIPVLSELNATCKGTHDFDGSFEELINPLKEEKLIDVDGEHYTLTENGVRYLEDFMSHFDYYDVHMSDTILLAMAEDESQPQ is encoded by the coding sequence ATGAAAACTGATAAAAACATCCTGGGATATGACCGATTCCTCATGATGGCACTGCTTAAAGAAGGTCCACTTACACTGGAGGAACTGGATGATAAGACAGTTCTATTTTTGTCCCTTATATGGTACCAGCAGGTGCCTGAAAAAGATGAACCTTTAATGGAAAGACTGTTTTTCACCTTATCTCATATGCGATCTGAGTTAGAGGATGAAAGAAAGGGTAAAAAAGTGGGGAAAACTGAAGATGAATGCGGAAAGCTTATTGATGATGGATTAGTGAAGCTGGATAATGATCGTTATTCCCTGACTGAAGAGGGGGAGAAAGAAGCCCAAGAGTTTGTTCAGAAAATGGAAAAAAAAGTAACTCTGGTACGGAAGGACTTCTTTAAACCTGACGCAGCAGCCAAAAACACTACAGTATTAGACGGCTTTCTGGCTGTATTGAAATTAGGATCCGGGCTGATCAGTGGAAGTGTGGGGTTGACTGCAGATGGTACCGATGCAACCATGGACACCATTTCTGCCTTTATGGTGTGGCTGGGAATCAAGTACCACCGAGAAACTTTATCCACTCTCCTGGTGATATTTGGACTGTTCTTTGCATCATTAAGTATTGGTTTTGATTCTGTTACGCATCTTATAAGCGCATTTTATGGGACACTGACCCCTATGGGTATGCCTTACCTGGCCATAGTAGTAGAAGGAATAGCCATCATGGCAGCAGTTTTCCTGTTCTATTATCAGCGCTACGTTGGAAAAGTAAATTCCAATTTAACTCTTATTTCCCAGTCAGTGGACTCTAAAAACCACATATTCATAGGTTTCTCCGTTATTGCCGGGGCAGTTTTCACATTACAGGGAATCTATTTTGTAGACTCTCTGATTGCATTATTCATCTCCATTGGAATCTTTAAAGACGCTGTTGATTTACTCAGAGAAGCTATTTCAGCCCGCAAAGGGGAAGAAGAAGATTATTCCCAGTACAAACTTCCTCTAGAGGAATGTTGGGAAGGAAATAAGAAAATGGCCTTCCAAAATTGGACCCTGTACATTCTGTGGACCGGAGATCGTAAAACCCGGGTGGAAATTGTTTCTTCATTGGAATCTGCCTTTAATCCCGAAAACTATATTCCAGTCCTTTCTGAGCTTAATGCTACTTGCAAAGGGACTCATGACTTCGATGGGAGCTTTGAAGAGCTGATAAACCCCTTAAAAGAAGAAAAACTTATAGATGTGGATGGAGAACATTACACTTTAACTGAAAATGGAGTCAGGTACCTGGAAGACTTTATGAGTCATTTTGACTACTACGATGTCCATATGTCAGATACCATACTCCTGGCCATGGCTGAGGATGAAAGTCAACCCCAGTAG
- a CDS encoding DUF22 domain-containing protein, with product MVRIITRLDQVKKEQKKHAKPAIDFEIGNISGKVRAIIAAEEKEFKAGETKPVQIKKIDINANHICFISAYGTNKYGHTMAVGEETYLPISMERTADHALFAAALDYQVEKDDLLGILILLPVELNF from the coding sequence ATGGTTAGAATAATAACCAGACTGGACCAGGTTAAAAAAGAGCAAAAAAAACATGCCAAACCTGCCATTGACTTTGAGATTGGAAACATCTCCGGAAAAGTCAGAGCAATAATTGCTGCTGAAGAAAAGGAGTTCAAGGCAGGGGAAACCAAACCAGTCCAGATCAAAAAGATCGACATCAACGCTAACCACATCTGTTTCATCAGCGCTTACGGGACCAACAAGTATGGACACACCATGGCAGTTGGCGAAGAAACCTACCTACCCATAAGCATGGAACGAACAGCAGACCATGCACTTTTTGCAGCTGCACTGGACTACCAAGTGGAAAAAGATGATTTATTAGGTATTTTAATACTCTTACCTGTGGAATTAAACTTCTAA
- a CDS encoding Dna2/Cas4 domain-containing protein, translating into MPKTKSKPHPEISQVMIREGRNNFPISWLNKQGYCEYSIYLENVKGIEVKATRNMVVGTQEHARLEMEFKKDAEPTTFEKMLDKSRTTELLSRELPVISHRYGIRGYIDEVWMTPDEFIIIDDKPGKKAFSSSINQVLGYCLAFQDMIREERRIVAALRERGTDNIFWAGYFDEKSKDDIITLISRVQDLLVGKKDFIPTNNPRKCRSCRLKLKCDKKARPGSL; encoded by the coding sequence ATGCCCAAAACCAAATCCAAACCCCATCCTGAAATATCACAGGTCATGATCAGGGAAGGGCGCAATAACTTCCCCATCAGCTGGTTGAATAAACAGGGATACTGCGAATACAGCATATACTTGGAAAACGTAAAGGGTATTGAAGTAAAAGCCACTAGAAATATGGTGGTTGGCACCCAGGAACATGCCCGGTTAGAAATGGAATTCAAAAAGGACGCAGAACCCACTACATTTGAAAAAATGCTAGATAAGTCCAGAACTACTGAATTATTATCCCGGGAACTCCCTGTAATATCACACCGTTACGGTATCCGAGGATACATTGATGAAGTTTGGATGACTCCCGATGAGTTCATCATTATTGATGATAAACCTGGAAAAAAGGCCTTTTCTTCATCAATCAACCAGGTTTTAGGCTACTGTCTAGCTTTCCAGGATATGATTAGGGAAGAAAGAAGGATAGTTGCTGCTTTAAGGGAGAGAGGAACTGATAATATATTCTGGGCAGGATACTTCGATGAAAAGTCAAAAGATGATATAATAACACTAATTAGCCGAGTTCAAGACCTTTTAGTGGGGAAAAAGGATTTTATACCTACTAATAATCCACGTAAATGCAGGAGCTGCCGTTTAAAGTTAAAATGTGATAAAAAAGCCAGACCGGGGTCACTTTAA
- a CDS encoding glycosyltransferase, protein MFEILFSIFLILSLWEFAGYPIVMGSLAKKYSINSSAEPHYPFVSIVISVFNEEDVIKKRLENLVNLNYPQDKYEIIIIDDKSEDNTVKLINEFLANHKAKNPPIKFIKKNHRLGKSNSLNIAVNDIKGELVLSSDVNSMFDQNILLELTSKFKDEKVGAVCGSYNIINHDKASPNSENFYWNLEDMMLKGESAIDSIGTMIGSTSTCRKRFFHFDENIISEDLDLMVRIREEGYYVKYEPNAKVYEHAATNPRDQIKQRSRTSLGTIQCIFKHPGQFLLVNDYHSLFLFSHKTLRMFSPFNLLLVLITFVLLPLPTMIIAIISLSVTLFILLASLIRLLPNSNSSKNGISKLNLIKYVLLNEFLILVAWKKFILGETSTKWDKAESTRASKKKGS, encoded by the coding sequence ATGTTTGAAATTTTATTTTCAATATTCCTAATTTTATCATTATGGGAATTTGCGGGTTATCCCATAGTTATGGGTAGTTTAGCAAAAAAATATTCTATAAATAGCAGTGCTGAACCCCACTATCCCTTTGTATCCATAGTGATTTCTGTTTTTAATGAAGAAGATGTGATTAAAAAAAGATTAGAGAACTTAGTGAATTTAAATTATCCTCAGGATAAATATGAAATCATAATCATCGATGATAAATCTGAAGATAATACCGTGAAGTTAATAAATGAATTCCTGGCAAACCATAAAGCAAAAAACCCGCCAATAAAGTTTATTAAGAAAAATCACAGATTAGGTAAGTCAAATTCATTAAATATAGCTGTTAATGACATTAAAGGTGAATTAGTATTATCCAGTGATGTTAATTCCATGTTTGATCAGAATATACTACTTGAGCTGACTTCTAAATTTAAGGATGAAAAGGTGGGAGCAGTTTGTGGAAGTTACAATATAATAAATCATGATAAAGCTTCACCCAATTCTGAAAATTTTTACTGGAATTTAGAGGATATGATGCTTAAGGGCGAATCTGCCATAGATTCCATTGGTACCATGATAGGATCTACCAGTACGTGTCGAAAAAGGTTCTTCCACTTTGATGAAAATATAATAAGTGAAGATTTGGATTTAATGGTAAGAATACGTGAAGAAGGTTACTACGTAAAATATGAACCTAACGCAAAGGTATATGAACACGCAGCTACAAATCCACGCGATCAAATTAAACAACGAAGTAGAACTAGTTTAGGTACAATTCAATGCATATTCAAACATCCAGGTCAATTTTTATTAGTGAATGATTACCATTCTTTATTCTTATTTTCGCATAAAACCTTACGAATGTTTTCACCATTTAACCTGTTATTGGTCTTAATAACCTTTGTTTTATTACCATTACCCACCATGATCATCGCCATTATATCTTTAAGCGTGACTCTTTTCATACTGCTGGCGAGCCTAATCAGATTACTCCCAAATTCCAATAGCTCCAAAAATGGCATATCAAAGTTAAATTTAATTAAATATGTTCTACTTAACGAATTTTTAATTTTAGTAGCATGGAAAAAATTCATACTCGGAGAAACCAGTACCAAATGGGATAAGGCAGAATCCACCAGAGCAAGTAAAAAAAAGGGTTCATAA
- a CDS encoding DUF61 family protein, with amino-acid sequence MRRGDQNQDDRLLKKQIMVLNRHIPRRRKTLKELLEEDRPHVLGTDGSRHRFKKNELNKIASLIPKTSWARLKLPLYIEVSSEMSGSRIKGKLECMLVCQILGNDDCGEEIYIYRGDVRVVRRELPTTSQYIFLVK; translated from the coding sequence ATGAGGAGAGGAGATCAAAATCAGGACGATAGGCTCTTGAAAAAACAGATCATGGTCTTAAATCGTCACATTCCCAGGCGAAGGAAAACTTTAAAAGAGCTTTTAGAGGAAGATAGACCACATGTACTGGGGACCGATGGATCGCGGCATCGTTTCAAGAAAAATGAACTTAATAAAATCGCATCACTTATTCCCAAAACATCATGGGCACGGTTAAAGCTACCCCTGTATATTGAAGTAAGTTCCGAGATGAGTGGTTCTAGAATTAAAGGAAAACTGGAATGCATGCTGGTGTGTCAGATTCTGGGGAATGATGATTGTGGTGAAGAAATCTATATTTACCGGGGGGATGTAAGGGTAGTTAGAAGAGAGTTACCCACCACTTCACAGTACATATTCCTGGTAAAATAA
- a CDS encoding ion channel, whose translation MKNMREIIGNQEAKRIIDAVIIGLTLLDVILLTGIIFVQVNSETYQIIVLFDLIVVCILAAQFVNRLYHADDRTKYLKNNWFDLIGMVPEILLAGYSGIFRYFRLIKILSLLRKNIVSLFDYIERANLEYGVITLIFVIISGAIMFYFFEYGVNPNVNSLDDALWYVLITITTVGYGDIYPHTVGGRFATLIIILGGLSFVSYVAFKMTGLFFEQSEDKETLMEKKLESVDKKIDRLQEDLDELKKILKESK comes from the coding sequence ATGAAAAATATGAGAGAAATTATAGGTAATCAAGAAGCTAAGAGGATCATAGATGCGGTGATAATTGGGTTAACTCTCCTGGATGTTATCCTGTTAACCGGCATAATCTTTGTACAGGTGAATTCCGAAACCTACCAGATTATAGTTCTATTTGATTTAATTGTGGTCTGCATTTTAGCGGCCCAGTTTGTCAACCGATTATACCATGCCGATGACCGAACCAAGTACCTGAAGAATAACTGGTTCGACCTAATTGGTATGGTTCCAGAAATTCTTCTGGCTGGATATTCAGGAATATTCAGATATTTCAGGTTAATCAAAATATTATCCCTTTTACGGAAGAATATTGTAAGTCTTTTTGATTACATTGAAAGGGCAAATCTGGAATACGGTGTTATAACCCTTATATTTGTTATAATCTCAGGGGCGATAATGTTCTACTTCTTTGAATACGGAGTAAACCCCAATGTAAACAGTCTGGATGATGCCCTTTGGTACGTACTGATAACCATCACCACTGTGGGTTACGGTGATATTTACCCTCACACTGTTGGTGGGAGATTTGCAACTTTAATTATAATTCTTGGGGGATTATCCTTTGTCAGTTACGTGGCTTTTAAAATGACTGGATTGTTCTTTGAGCAAAGTGAAGATAAAGAGACTTTAATGGAAAAGAAACTGGAATCTGTGGATAAAAAAATAGACAGACTTCAAGAAGACCTGGATGAACTCAAAAAAATCTTGAAAGAATCAAAATGA
- a CDS encoding V-type ATP synthase subunit D, producing the protein MAQEMIEGINPTRMELLKLKQREKLAVKGHSLLKEKRNALIMEFFNILERVKGSRDEVTEKLQEAYQDLTAAQVMMGDLSVKKAAMSVTESVELDIDSRSVMGVVVPVIESEITKRTMVERGYGFMDTSVKLDEAARKFEESLQLIIELGEIEKTIMLLAGEIESTKRRVNALEHIIIPRLENTVKYIEMRLEEMERENFVRLKMIKKTMEEAEEAL; encoded by the coding sequence ATGGCACAAGAAATGATAGAAGGCATCAATCCAACACGGATGGAGCTTCTAAAACTAAAACAGCGTGAAAAACTCGCAGTCAAAGGGCACAGTCTCCTTAAAGAGAAACGAAACGCCCTGATCATGGAGTTTTTCAACATCCTGGAAAGGGTTAAAGGATCCCGTGACGAAGTCACCGAGAAACTGCAGGAAGCCTACCAGGACTTAACCGCAGCCCAGGTAATGATGGGTGATCTGTCTGTTAAGAAAGCTGCCATGTCCGTCACTGAATCCGTGGAATTAGACATAGATTCCCGGAGTGTTATGGGAGTGGTGGTACCAGTAATAGAATCAGAAATCACCAAAAGAACCATGGTAGAACGTGGTTACGGCTTCATGGATACTTCAGTTAAGTTAGATGAAGCTGCCCGGAAATTCGAAGAATCTCTACAACTTATCATTGAACTGGGAGAGATCGAAAAGACCATTATGTTACTGGCTGGTGAAATTGAATCAACCAAACGGCGTGTGAACGCTCTGGAACATATTATCATTCCAAGGCTGGAAAACACCGTAAAGTACATTGAAATGCGCTTAGAAGAAATGGAAAGGGAGAACTTCGTTAGGTTGAAAATGATCAAAAAGACCATGGAAGAAGCTGAGGAGGCCCTTTAA
- a CDS encoding ATP-grasp domain-containing protein, producing the protein MENILLVGVNTRAVACSLKSLGYKVYSADYFGTKDLRSRADHAKSVLDQKPHISCGKFSQRFNPQLIREMALEMVNEVDGIISCAGSSPSWFPSKKIIGNQDVGSVEDKFSLYQKLKKHFLVPETYLPVDIYEAAEIARNEPGKKFILKPRSGAGGYGVRIFNDHDLEGVHGLDGHDLKGMSITEGINSNDWIMQEFIDGENISASVLSNEDEARTILTSTQIIGDTTLGQKEPFGYCGNMVPYTGDMKISEIASKVVAHLSLIGSNGVDFILKNGELYVIEVNPRLQGTFECAELSLDTNMAHAHLEACQGHLMEVPPPSRFAVKMVVHAGERSQVGNLNFSGVCDLPFPGVIIEKGEPMVTVLSSGNLMEDTLYSARKTIRKVYSAVNFHAI; encoded by the coding sequence ATGGAAAACATTCTTTTAGTGGGTGTAAACACCCGTGCCGTGGCTTGCTCACTTAAAAGTTTGGGATACAAAGTTTACTCTGCTGATTATTTTGGGACCAAGGATCTAAGATCACGCGCAGACCATGCAAAATCAGTATTAGATCAAAAACCACACATTTCCTGTGGCAAATTTAGCCAACGTTTCAACCCTCAACTTATCAGAGAAATGGCCCTGGAAATGGTAAATGAAGTGGATGGTATTATCTCGTGTGCAGGTTCATCCCCCTCCTGGTTTCCTTCCAAAAAGATAATTGGAAACCAAGATGTTGGCAGTGTTGAAGATAAGTTTTCACTTTACCAGAAACTTAAAAAACATTTCCTTGTTCCAGAAACCTATCTACCTGTTGATATTTATGAAGCTGCAGAAATTGCCAGGAACGAACCTGGAAAAAAGTTTATTTTAAAACCACGATCTGGAGCAGGTGGTTACGGTGTGCGAATTTTCAATGATCATGATCTAGAAGGTGTTCATGGTTTAGATGGTCATGATCTTAAAGGAATGAGTATAACCGAAGGAATTAACTCTAATGACTGGATAATGCAGGAGTTTATTGATGGTGAAAATATCAGTGCATCCGTTCTATCCAATGAAGATGAGGCCAGGACCATACTCACCAGTACCCAGATCATTGGTGATACCACGCTGGGTCAGAAGGAGCCTTTTGGATACTGTGGTAACATGGTTCCCTACACCGGTGATATGAAAATCTCTGAAATTGCCTCAAAAGTAGTGGCCCATCTATCCCTAATAGGCTCTAATGGTGTAGATTTCATATTAAAAAATGGTGAACTATACGTGATTGAAGTTAACCCCCGGCTACAGGGAACATTTGAATGTGCAGAGCTATCACTGGATACGAATATGGCTCATGCCCATCTGGAAGCATGCCAGGGGCACCTAATGGAAGTTCCACCTCCCAGTAGATTTGCAGTTAAGATGGTGGTCCATGCAGGTGAAAGATCACAGGTGGGTAATTTGAACTTCTCTGGAGTTTGTGACCTACCATTTCCAGGAGTGATAATTGAAAAAGGAGAACCAATGGTCACAGTTTTAAGTTCAGGGAATTTAATGGAAGATACGTTATATTCAGCCAGAAAAACTATTCGAAAGGTTTACAGTGCTGTAAACTTTCATGCGATTTAA
- a CDS encoding ATP synthase subunit B, protein MNANIKTREYTTVREVAGPLMIVEGVEGVAYNEIVDIETPNGDMRRGQVLEVKRDVAVVQVFEGTDDLNTATTKVRFTGETARIGVSLDMLGRIFGGTGNPIDGGPEIIPERELDINGSPMNPSAREFPAEFIQTGISTIDGMNTLVRGQKLPIFSGSGLPHNELAAQIARQAKVLAEESEFAVIFAAMGITHEEANYFMRDFERTGALERVTVFMNLADDPAIERIITPRMALTTAEYFAFEHDMHVLVILTDMTNYAEALREISAARDEVPGRRGYPGYMYTDLSSLYERAGRITGKEGSITQMPILVMPQDDITHPIPDLTGYITEGQIVLSRELHRKGIYPPVDVLPSLSRLMSGGIGEGQTREDHSGVSDQLYSAYAEGRDLRDLMAVVGEEALTERDRKFLAFADGFESKFITQSRDEDRSIQETLDLGWELMSLLPEAELKRVRAEHIPKYHPDHK, encoded by the coding sequence ATGAACGCCAATATCAAAACCAGAGAATATACCACAGTCAGAGAAGTGGCTGGTCCCCTCATGATTGTTGAAGGTGTTGAAGGTGTTGCCTACAATGAAATCGTGGACATAGAAACACCAAACGGTGACATGAGAAGAGGACAAGTCCTGGAAGTAAAAAGAGATGTTGCTGTGGTTCAGGTTTTCGAAGGAACCGACGACCTCAACACCGCCACCACCAAAGTAAGATTTACAGGAGAAACCGCTCGTATAGGAGTTTCACTGGACATGCTCGGACGAATATTCGGTGGTACTGGAAACCCTATAGACGGCGGGCCTGAAATCATTCCTGAAAGGGAACTTGACATCAACGGAAGTCCTATGAACCCCTCTGCAAGGGAATTTCCTGCAGAATTTATCCAGACTGGTATATCAACCATTGATGGAATGAACACCCTGGTACGTGGACAGAAATTACCTATCTTCTCTGGATCAGGTTTACCGCACAACGAACTAGCAGCCCAGATCGCAAGACAGGCTAAGGTGTTAGCTGAAGAATCAGAGTTTGCAGTTATATTTGCAGCCATGGGTATTACCCACGAAGAAGCAAACTATTTCATGCGTGACTTTGAACGAACCGGAGCACTAGAACGTGTGACTGTATTCATGAACCTTGCTGACGACCCTGCAATTGAAAGGATCATCACCCCCCGTATGGCATTAACCACCGCTGAATACTTTGCCTTCGAACATGATATGCACGTGCTGGTTATACTAACTGATATGACCAACTATGCAGAAGCTTTAAGGGAAATTTCAGCTGCTCGTGACGAAGTGCCTGGACGTAGGGGTTACCCTGGTTACATGTACACTGACCTTTCCAGTTTATATGAAAGGGCAGGACGTATAACCGGTAAAGAGGGTTCCATCACCCAGATGCCTATTCTGGTGATGCCTCAGGACGATATCACTCACCCTATTCCAGATTTAACCGGTTACATCACTGAAGGACAGATCGTTTTAAGCAGGGAACTGCACCGTAAAGGTATTTATCCACCAGTAGATGTGTTGCCATCCCTATCTCGACTTATGAGTGGGGGAATTGGTGAAGGACAGACCCGTGAAGATCACAGTGGTGTGTCTGACCAGCTTTACTCAGCATACGCTGAAGGACGTGACCTAAGAGACCTGATGGCTGTGGTTGGTGAAGAAGCTCTTACCGAGCGTGACCGTAAATTCCTGGCATTTGCCGATGGTTTTGAAAGTAAATTCATCACCCAGAGCAGGGACGAAGACAGGTCCATTCAGGAAACCCTGGACCTTGGTTGGGAGTTAATGAGCTTACTACCCGAAGCAGAGCTTAAGAGGGTACGGGCAGAACACATTCCCAAGTATCACCCTGACCACAAATAA
- a CDS encoding radical SAM protein: MKIYLLNPYFTEDYSRSSRWAAKGRGGTLYYPIWLAYATGILEKEGHEVRLVDAVARNWNLEDTLCDVDKFKPELIVSESNFQSLKNDVNTLKTLTESVSAKSVLVGPPTSQYKERILNEGIDFLAPFEYDFTLKRLVKSLEDGDVGEDLPGITFRNDDGKLVDHPNIISSSDDLENLPFVSEVYKKHLNIKDYFLNHSLYPMVQIFTGRGCPNRCTFCSWPETLMGRKYRVRSIESIVNEFIYIRKNLPEVKEIFIEDDTFTVDKNHLQNFCKQIMDMDTDFTWSCQTKANLDYQSMQLMKQAGCRLLDVGYESGNAKILENIKKDISVEQLREFTKNAKKAKLKILADFVIGFPGENFDSIKDTTELINEVKPDLLQVSVATPIPGTEFYEYCRSNNYLLTDDLEKSLDEDGFQKCIVSYPHLSNEEIEAQAGRILKNYYLSTGYMAIALKNISGKHAYDEFKLLSKSFMSYFKFLTS, from the coding sequence ATGAAGATATATCTTTTAAATCCATATTTCACTGAAGATTACAGTAGAAGTTCCAGATGGGCGGCCAAAGGTAGGGGCGGAACATTATATTATCCCATATGGTTAGCTTATGCTACGGGAATTTTAGAAAAAGAAGGGCATGAAGTTAGATTGGTAGATGCTGTGGCCAGAAACTGGAACTTAGAGGATACTCTATGTGATGTGGATAAATTTAAACCAGAACTCATCGTTTCAGAATCCAATTTTCAAAGCTTAAAAAATGATGTGAACACTTTAAAAACATTAACCGAATCAGTCAGTGCTAAATCAGTTCTGGTGGGACCTCCCACCTCACAGTATAAAGAAAGAATATTGAATGAAGGGATTGATTTTTTAGCTCCCTTTGAATATGATTTCACACTTAAAAGATTAGTAAAATCCTTAGAAGATGGGGATGTAGGAGAAGATTTGCCCGGTATAACCTTCAGGAATGATGATGGGAAATTGGTAGATCATCCTAACATTATCAGTTCATCTGATGATCTTGAGAATCTTCCATTTGTATCTGAGGTTTATAAAAAACATCTGAATATCAAGGATTATTTCCTGAATCATTCATTATATCCTATGGTCCAAATTTTCACAGGAAGAGGGTGCCCTAATCGTTGCACATTTTGCTCATGGCCTGAAACTTTGATGGGAAGAAAATATAGGGTTAGATCTATCGAAAGTATAGTCAATGAGTTTATTTACATTAGAAAGAACCTTCCTGAGGTCAAAGAAATATTCATTGAAGATGATACTTTTACCGTAGATAAAAATCATCTCCAGAATTTCTGTAAACAAATCATGGATATGGATACTGATTTTACATGGAGCTGTCAGACCAAAGCCAACCTCGATTATCAATCCATGCAACTGATGAAACAGGCAGGCTGTCGATTGTTGGATGTGGGTTATGAGTCAGGTAATGCTAAGATTTTAGAAAATATTAAAAAAGACATCTCTGTAGAGCAATTAAGGGAATTTACAAAGAATGCCAAAAAAGCTAAATTGAAAATTTTAGCAGATTTTGTAATAGGATTCCCAGGAGAAAATTTTGATAGTATAAAAGATACCACCGAACTGATCAATGAAGTCAAACCTGACCTGTTACAGGTATCAGTTGCCACCCCCATACCTGGAACTGAATTCTATGAATACTGTAGATCAAACAATTATCTACTTACCGATGATCTGGAGAAATCTTTAGATGAAGATGGATTCCAAAAATGCATAGTATCCTATCCTCATTTGAGTAATGAAGAAATTGAAGCCCAGGCAGGCAGAATACTAAAGAATTATTACCTTTCCACTGGATACATGGCCATAGCATTGAAAAATATAAGTGGAAAACATGCATATGATGAATTTAAGCTGTTAAGTAAATCATTCATGTCTTATTTCAAATTTCTTACCAGTTAA